The Nodosilinea sp. FACHB-141 nucleotide sequence CCCCATGGGATCGTGCCGTGGTAGATACTCCCCAGCCCCAAGCAAAAGCACCTCGGCCCCGACGGCGAGGCAAAGGCAAAGAGGATACTGCAGATCAAGTGCCTCCCCTCAGCCGCAAAGAAGAGCGGGCGAAGAAGCGCCAGGCCCAAAAGGCGCGCAAAGAATTAATTCAATACCTGGCGGCGACGCTGTTTGTAGCGGGGCTGATTGGGGTGCTGCTGGCGCTGCTGGGTGAACCTAAGCTAGCGCTGGCAGCGGTTGTGGCAATCGCTTGTCTCGCCCTTTCCTTTAAATATCCCCGCCAGGCAATCTATGGGCTGATCATCTACGTGCCCTTTAGCGGCACCGTCACCTACGCGCTTGGGGGCAGCGGCATTTTGCAGTTGGCTAAAGACGCCATCTACATTCCGGCACTCCTGGGCGTAATTCAGTTTTGCCGCCGTACTCGGCAGCCGCTGATTATTCCACCGCTGATCAAAGTGCCGCTGCTGGTGCTGCTGGGGTTGTGCAGCCTGACTATGCTGGTGGTCAACGGCGGACAGCAGCTTGATGCAGCCGGGGGCGAGGTGCCAATTTTGATTGGGGTGCTAGGCCTGAAGGTGCTAATCGGCTACGTGCTGATTATTCCGTGCATTTATTATTTGCTGCGCGATCGCGAAGACGTCTACTTCCTCCTGCGCCTGCAAGTGGTGCTGATTTTGGTCTGCTGCGGCCTCGGGTTCATTCAATACATGATGCTGCGACTGGGCATTTGTCAGGGTACCATCGGCGAGGGCGAAGACCTGTTCAAGGCATCCCTAGAGTCGCGCTGTTTCGTCGGCGGGTCGCTGTTGTATACCCCGGCGCAGGGGCAAATTCGTCTGCCCGGTACATTTAACGCCCCCTGGCAGTGGGGCTGGTTTTTGATTTCAAGCGGCTTCTTTGCTTTTGGCACGGCGTTTAGCGATCGCAGCCCCCTGTGGCGCATCGTAGGTCTGGGCTCATTGGCAGCGGTGGGGGTGATGGCGGTGGTCTCTGGTCAACGCATCGCCCTAGCCCTGGTACCGGTAACCATTGTTGGCCTGCTGATTCTTACGGGTCAGGTGGCCAACCTGAAGCGCTTTCTCCCCATCGGCATCGGTCTGGCGCTGATCTTGAGTGTGTTTATGGCCCAAAACCAGGCGGTGGTTAATGAACGGTGGGCGAGTTTTCAAAGCCGCTGGAGCGCCTCGCCGCCCCATGAGTTTATTGTGCAGCAGTTTGAGTGGGCGCAGAAACAGCAGGAGGGCATTTTGGGCCGAGGGGTGGGCCGCGCTACCAATGCTGCCCGCATCTTTGGCAAGACCGAGCTGGTCGAAACCTACCACCCCAAACTGATGTACGAAATCGGTCCCCTGGGGTTGCTGGCTACCCTGGCGGTATACCTCACCCTGACCGTCGCTACCTTCAAGGCCTATCGGTCGATCAAAGACCCCAACCTGCGAGGCTATGGTGCTTCAATGTGGGTGTTTGTGCTGTTTATCAGCATCTTTCCCTACTACTACCCACTGGATGTGGATCCGGTAAACGTGTATTACTGGCTGGCGGCGGGTATTGTGCTCAAGCTGCCCGAAATTGACCAAAAAGAGCGGTTGCAGCAGCGTCTAGAAGAGGCCAGTCGCCGCCGCAAGCTCACCCCTCGCGAGAAAAAGCAGCTTCAGAAACAGGAAACGATCGTGTTTGAGTAGGCGTACCTCAATG carries:
- the hpsL gene encoding hormogonium polysaccharide biosynthesis protein HpsL yields the protein MVDTPQPQAKAPRPRRRGKGKEDTADQVPPLSRKEERAKKRQAQKARKELIQYLAATLFVAGLIGVLLALLGEPKLALAAVVAIACLALSFKYPRQAIYGLIIYVPFSGTVTYALGGSGILQLAKDAIYIPALLGVIQFCRRTRQPLIIPPLIKVPLLVLLGLCSLTMLVVNGGQQLDAAGGEVPILIGVLGLKVLIGYVLIIPCIYYLLRDREDVYFLLRLQVVLILVCCGLGFIQYMMLRLGICQGTIGEGEDLFKASLESRCFVGGSLLYTPAQGQIRLPGTFNAPWQWGWFLISSGFFAFGTAFSDRSPLWRIVGLGSLAAVGVMAVVSGQRIALALVPVTIVGLLILTGQVANLKRFLPIGIGLALILSVFMAQNQAVVNERWASFQSRWSASPPHEFIVQQFEWAQKQQEGILGRGVGRATNAARIFGKTELVETYHPKLMYEIGPLGLLATLAVYLTLTVATFKAYRSIKDPNLRGYGASMWVFVLFISIFPYYYPLDVDPVNVYYWLAAGIVLKLPEIDQKERLQQRLEEASRRRKLTPREKKQLQKQETIVFE